The segment TGAAGCCGAGGCCCGCGGTCACCACGCCCGAGCCCGTGCCCACCGAGTGCGTGAAGGAGACCGCCGAGCCGTCCCCGTCGAGCGTGGATACCTGCGTGGTGCCGGGCAGCGGCGCGGCTGCCCGCTCCTCGTCGATCCGCCCGCGCAGCCGGGCGGCGTGGCGGAGGTCGACCATCGTCGCCGGCAGGTCGGCGGCGGCGGGATCGGTCATGTACCGCGCCCGATCGCGGAACACCCAGGCCAGCGCCCGCGCCATCAGATCGTAGTAGTCGGCTGATCCCGCTCCCAGCGCCGCCACGTCGTAGCCCTCGAGCACGTTCAGCAGCTCGACCAGCAGGATCCCGATGTGGGGCGCCGGGTCGGTCGAGACCGTGTACCCGCGGTACGTCCCGTAGAGAGGCTCGCCGACGAGACACCGGCACTCGGCCAGGTCGCTCGCCGTCACCGGTGCCCCGTTGGCCTCCAGGTCGCGGGCGAGCCGCCGCCCGATCGACCCCGTGTAGAAGACGTCGGGCCCTTCGTCGGCGAGGGCCCGGAGCGTCCGCCCGAGGTCGGGCTGGACGATCCGCTCGCCGATGGCGGGGGCCCGCCCTTGGCGGGTAAAGATCGCGAGGCACGCCTCGGTGGCGGAAAGCATCTCGGAGCCGTCGAACCGGTCGGCCGTCTGCTGGACGGGGTTCTCGGCCCGCCAGTACTGATGCATGTAGGGATCGACGGGAAACCCTTCCTCCGCGAAGCGGATGGCCGGTGTGAGGAGCGCCTTCCACGACACGCGTCCGCTGCCGAGGCGCTCGAAGGCGGTGTAGGTGCCGCGCACGAAGGTCGGCACGAGGACCGAGGCGTACCCGCGCACGGGGGCGCCGGCGGGCGCCCGCTCGTACATGTCGGCCGCCGCCCGGCTGCCGGCGTAGCCCATGAAGTCGACGAGGCAGTGGCGGCCGGTCGGCGCGTGGAAGACGTTCATGGTGCCGTTGCCCGCGATGGTCGTCATGGCGGGGGAGACCACCGTCTGGGCGAAGGCGGTGGCGATCGCGGCGTCCACCGCGGACCCGCCGAGGCGGAAGACGTGGGCCCCGGCCAGCGCGGCCAGAGGCTCCGGACAGACGACGACCCGACTCATGTCGTGGCCCACCATAGACGATCGCGAGGCCCGCCGACAACCGGGTCCGGCAGGCCCGGCCCGCTTGACACCCGGCAGGCGGCACGGTATCAAGGGCCAGGCGTCGACCGCCCTCAACCCCATCGCTCACCCGGCGGGAGGACAGTCATGCGGCTCCTGGTGGTGCTCGGGCTCGTGGTCGCGGTCGTACTCGGCGGGACACCGGCCGGAGCGCAGGCGCCCGGCCCCCTGCTCACGGCCGCCCAGCTCTACAACCCGGAGGACATGAGTCCCTGGAACTACACGGCCGTCGCCACGGTGGACATCTGGGCCCACTTCATGGAGCCGCTGACGGTCTTCGACCGGAAGGGCGAGTTGCACGGAGTGGTGGCGGAGAGCTGGCAGGTCGTGTCCCCCACCGAGTGGATCGTGAAGATCCGCCAGGGCATGCGGTTCCACGACCCGAAGTACGGGGAGCTGACGGCCGAGGACGTGAAGTTCACGCTGGACCGCGCCGTGCAACCCGCCGAAGTCATCCGCCGCCTCCTCCCGAAGCCTGTCCAGGACGGCTCGGTCGAGGTCGTCGACAAGTACACGATCCGCTGGAAGCTGGGCGGGACCGGGACCGGGAGCCTGCCGAACTACATGTCCCTGGTCCACATCACCTCGAAGGCGTACGTCGAGGGCGAAGGCAAGGAGACGTTCAAGCGGCGGCCGATGGGGACCGGCCCCTATCGGTTCGTCGAGTGGCTCACCAACCAGCGCGTCGTCGGCGAGGCGTTTCCGGGCTACTGGGGGCCCAAGCCCGGCTTCGGGCGCGTCGTGTGGCGGATCCTGCCCGACGCGCTGACGGCCAAGAACGCGCTCCTGGCGGGGGAGATCGACCTCTACCAGTTCGTCCCGCCGGAGGCCATTCCGGAGGTCCAGCGGAACCCGAAGACCCGGGTCGTGGAGACCCTGAGCGCCCGGATGCTGTTCATGGTCATCAACGCGGCCGAGCCGCCGCTCGACAACAAGCTGGTCCGCCAGGCGCTCAACCACGCCGTCGACAAGAAGACGCTGGTCGAGCAACTCTACCGCGGCCGGGCGGTCGCGCTGCGGGCGCCGATGCAGGAGACGATCCCGGAGCTGAACCGGAATCTGGGCGGCTACCCCTACGACCCCCAGAAGGCGCGCGACCTCCTGAAGCAGGCCGGTTACCGGGGTCAGCCGATCAAGGTGAACACGCCCATCGGGCGCTACACCCTCGACAAGGAGCTGGGCGAGGCGGTCGCCGGAATGCTCGAGAAGGTCGGCGTGACGGTGGAGTTCAAGGCCTCGGAGTGGGGCGGCTACGCGCAGCCGCTGTTCTCCGGCAAGGCCTCGGGGATCAGCCTGATCGGCATGGGAAACACGGTCTTCCTCCCCGACTGGGTGTTCACGCTGTGGCTCCTGCCGGGCGGCCAGGGTGAGGTCTACACGAAGGGCCGGCCGGCCAACTGGGAGGGTGACGTCGCCCGGCTCTCGCTGATGGCCCGCGGCAACCGGGAGCGGCAGGCGCTGGTCGAGAAGCTTCAGGCCGAGGCCCTCGACTTCGCGCCCTGGATCCTCCTGGTCAATCTGAAGGACGTCTACGCGCTGAGCGACCGGGTCGTCTGGGAACCGTACCCGAACGAGATGCGCAGCCTGAAAGACGCGCGGCCCCGCAACTAGGCGCCAGCGGCGCCCCCGGCCGCCGTGGGCGCCTACATCGGGCGTCGGCTCCTCCAGAGCGCGCTGACCGTCCTCGCCGTCGGCGCGCTCGTCTTCGCCTTCATGACGGTGGCCGGCGATCCGGCCATCCTGCTGCTGCCCCCGGAGGCCGGGACGGCGGAGCTCGAGCGGTTCCGGCACGAGCTCGGGCTCGATCGCCCCGCGGTCGTCCGCTACATCACCTTCATGACCCGGTTCTGGTACAGCGACTCGGTGCGGTCCTTCCGGTACAGTGATCCGCTCCTGCCCCTGATCCTGGGGCACCTCCGCTGGACCCTGGTGCTGGCCGCGGCCGCGATGACGCTCGCGCTGGCCCTGGCGCTCCCGCTCGGAGCGTGGGCCGCGCGACGGCGCGGTCGGCTCGTGGACGTCCTGATCCGGCTGCTGGCCGTGGTCGGCGAATCGGTGCCGTCGTTCGTCACCGCGATCCTGCTCATGTATCTGCTGGCCGTCTGGTTCCCGATCCTTCCGGTGGCCGGGCTGGGGGTGCCGCACGCCGTGCTTCCCGTCGCCACGCTCACGCTCTTCCAGGTGGCGGTGCTCCTCCGGCTCCTCCGCTCGGAGCTTCTCGACGTGCTGGGCCAGGATTACGTGCGGACGGCCCGCAGCAAGGGGGTCGGGGAGGGGGGGATCCTGGCCCGCCACGCGCTCCGGAACGCGCTGATCCCCGTGGTGGCCATGGCGGGGCTGCTCTTCAACGGCCTCGTGGTGGGCGCCGTCGTGGTAGAGCCCATCTTCGCCTGGCCGGGCCTGGGCTGGCTCCTGGTCCAGTCGGTCTTCGCCCGCGACTACCCGGTCGTGGTGGGCGGGGCGACCATCGCCGCCGTGGTGGTCGCCCTGGTGAACCTCGGGGTGGACGTCCTGCAGGTGTGGATCGACCCGAGGATCCGCACGGCGTGAGGGTGCCCCGCTGGATCGGCGGCGACCTCGCCCTCGGGCTGTCGCTGGCGCTCCTGCTCGCGGTGACGCTCCTGGCGGCGTGGCCGAGCCTG is part of the Candidatus Methylomirabilota bacterium genome and harbors:
- a CDS encoding ABC transporter permease; translation: MGAYIGRRLLQSALTVLAVGALVFAFMTVAGDPAILLLPPEAGTAELERFRHELGLDRPAVVRYITFMTRFWYSDSVRSFRYSDPLLPLILGHLRWTLVLAAAAMTLALALALPLGAWAARRRGRLVDVLIRLLAVVGESVPSFVTAILLMYLLAVWFPILPVAGLGVPHAVLPVATLTLFQVAVLLRLLRSELLDVLGQDYVRTARSKGVGEGGILARHALRNALIPVVAMAGLLFNGLVVGAVVVEPIFAWPGLGWLLVQSVFARDYPVVVGGATIAAVVVALVNLGVDVLQVWIDPRIRTA
- a CDS encoding ABC transporter substrate-binding protein, coding for MRLLVVLGLVVAVVLGGTPAGAQAPGPLLTAAQLYNPEDMSPWNYTAVATVDIWAHFMEPLTVFDRKGELHGVVAESWQVVSPTEWIVKIRQGMRFHDPKYGELTAEDVKFTLDRAVQPAEVIRRLLPKPVQDGSVEVVDKYTIRWKLGGTGTGSLPNYMSLVHITSKAYVEGEGKETFKRRPMGTGPYRFVEWLTNQRVVGEAFPGYWGPKPGFGRVVWRILPDALTAKNALLAGEIDLYQFVPPEAIPEVQRNPKTRVVETLSARMLFMVINAAEPPLDNKLVRQALNHAVDKKTLVEQLYRGRAVALRAPMQETIPELNRNLGGYPYDPQKARDLLKQAGYRGQPIKVNTPIGRYTLDKELGEAVAGMLEKVGVTVEFKASEWGGYAQPLFSGKASGISLIGMGNTVFLPDWVFTLWLLPGGQGEVYTKGRPANWEGDVARLSLMARGNRERQALVEKLQAEALDFAPWILLVNLKDVYALSDRVVWEPYPNEMRSLKDARPRN
- a CDS encoding gamma-glutamyltransferase → MSRVVVCPEPLAALAGAHVFRLGGSAVDAAIATAFAQTVVSPAMTTIAGNGTMNVFHAPTGRHCLVDFMGYAGSRAAADMYERAPAGAPVRGYASVLVPTFVRGTYTAFERLGSGRVSWKALLTPAIRFAEEGFPVDPYMHQYWRAENPVQQTADRFDGSEMLSATEACLAIFTRQGRAPAIGERIVQPDLGRTLRALADEGPDVFYTGSIGRRLARDLEANGAPVTASDLAECRCLVGEPLYGTYRGYTVSTDPAPHIGILLVELLNVLEGYDVAALGAGSADYYDLMARALAWVFRDRARYMTDPAAADLPATMVDLRHAARLRGRIDEERAAAPLPGTTQVSTLDGDGSAVSFTHSVGTGSGVVTAGLGFMLNNNMMAFDPHPGRANSIAPGKRPIYGGGPAIVLQGGRVRHVLGSPHGGRKISAMGHVLVELIDFGRSPAAAVTSPRVHCEGDLADVRVEPFFPLPPDVRDALTARGLGLREDAYGGRVCLIAVDPASGRATGATDPRGGGGLAEV